Proteins encoded within one genomic window of Bos indicus isolate NIAB-ARS_2022 breed Sahiwal x Tharparkar chromosome 23, NIAB-ARS_B.indTharparkar_mat_pri_1.0, whole genome shotgun sequence:
- the LOC139178974 gene encoding MHC class I polypeptide-related sequence B-like isoform X2 produces MGLSRVWLFLDGLAFFVLLGNAAGSHSLCYNITVLSQDGSVQASSFAEGYLDRQTFLHYDHKKGRAEPWGEWAEKLAAETWETESTDLNESWKELRKLLAEILSLQKEKGGLHSLQETVGCNINEDSHPRGFRLLYFNGELLLSCYPEPHGCTLPQSSARTLAMEMELSKHYQAHVQGELCRRLRSYLESWPGFTERTEPPAVNVTYSQDSEGMVHLTGKTLAHRSSWWIVSVSVAVVFIIGFCVYCYIKKRKTASATGRPEPISLQDLDQCQTEPTDHNGLTHPEFQSSCQTPAPSV; encoded by the exons ATGGGGCTCTCTCGTGTCTGGCTGTTTCTAGACGGCCTTGCCTTTTTTGTGCTCCTGGGTAACGCCGCCG gatCGCACAGTCTTTGTTACAACATCACGGTGCTGTCCCAGGATGGATCTGTGCAGGCCAGCTCTTTTGCTGAGGGATACTTGGATCGTCAGACCTTCCTGCACTATGATCACAAAAAAGGCAGGGCAGAGCCCTGGGGAGAGTGGGCTGAAAAACTGGCAGCAGAGACATGGGAGACAGAGTCCACGGACTTGAATGAGAGCTGGAAGGAGCTTAGAAAACTTCTAGCAGAAATCCTGTCCctgcagaaagagaaaggag gcTTACATTCCCTCCAGGAGACCGTGGGCTGTAATATCAATGAAGACAGCCACCCCCGGGGCTTCCGGCTTCTGTACTTCAATGGGGAGCTCCTCCTCTCCTGCTACCCGGAGCCCCACGGATGTACCCTGCCCCAGTCCTCGGCTCGGACCTTGGCCATGGAAATGGAGTTAAGCAAGCATTACCAGGCCCACGTGCAGGGAGAACTTTGTAGGAGACTGCGGAGCTACCTGGAATCCTGGCCGGGCTTCACGGAGAGGACAG AGCCCCCAGCCGTGAATGTGACCTACAGCCAGGACTCAGAGGGCATGGTCCACCTCACAG GAAAGACCCTGGCGCACCGGAGCTCATGGTGGATCGTGAGcgtttctgttgctgttgtttttatcaTCGGATTTTGTGTCTATTgttatattaagaagaggaagacagCATCAGctacagggaggccag agCCTATTAGCCTACAAGACCTGGATCAATGCCAGACAGAGCCAACTGATCATAATGGCCTCACACACCCAGAATTTCAGTCCTCGTGTCAGACTCCAGCTCCATCAGTTTAA
- the LOC139178974 gene encoding MHC class I polypeptide-related sequence B-like isoform X1 → MGLSRVWLFLDGLAFFVLLGNAAGSHSLCYNITVLSQDGSVQASSFAEGYLDRQTFLHYDHKKGRAEPWGEWAEKLAAETWETESTDLNESWKELRKLLAEILSLQKEKGGLHSLQETVGCNINEDSHPRGFRLLYFNGELLLSCYPEPHGCTLPQSSARTLAMEMELSKHYQAHVQGELCRRLRSYLESWPGFTERTEPPAVNVTYSQDSEGMVHLTGKAFGFFPRSISVVWFRDEEPMSWDDQESGDVLPDGNGTYYTWETVKIPQGEEQWVKCIVEHSRNHSSHLAPLGKTLAHRSSWWIVSVSVAVVFIIGFCVYCYIKKRKTASATGRPEPISLQDLDQCQTEPTDHNGLTHPEFQSSCQTPAPSV, encoded by the exons ATGGGGCTCTCTCGTGTCTGGCTGTTTCTAGACGGCCTTGCCTTTTTTGTGCTCCTGGGTAACGCCGCCG gatCGCACAGTCTTTGTTACAACATCACGGTGCTGTCCCAGGATGGATCTGTGCAGGCCAGCTCTTTTGCTGAGGGATACTTGGATCGTCAGACCTTCCTGCACTATGATCACAAAAAAGGCAGGGCAGAGCCCTGGGGAGAGTGGGCTGAAAAACTGGCAGCAGAGACATGGGAGACAGAGTCCACGGACTTGAATGAGAGCTGGAAGGAGCTTAGAAAACTTCTAGCAGAAATCCTGTCCctgcagaaagagaaaggag gcTTACATTCCCTCCAGGAGACCGTGGGCTGTAATATCAATGAAGACAGCCACCCCCGGGGCTTCCGGCTTCTGTACTTCAATGGGGAGCTCCTCCTCTCCTGCTACCCGGAGCCCCACGGATGTACCCTGCCCCAGTCCTCGGCTCGGACCTTGGCCATGGAAATGGAGTTAAGCAAGCATTACCAGGCCCACGTGCAGGGAGAACTTTGTAGGAGACTGCGGAGCTACCTGGAATCCTGGCCGGGCTTCACGGAGAGGACAG AGCCCCCAGCCGTGAATGTGACCTACAGCCAGGACTCAGAGGGCATGGTCCACCTCACAGGCAAGGCTTTTGGCTTCTTTCCCCGCAGTATCTCAGTGGTCTGGTTTCGGGATGAGGAACCCATGAGCTGGGACGACCAGGAGTCTGGGGATGTCCTGCCTGATGGGAATGGGACCTACTACACCTGGGAAACTGTAAAAATTCCCCAAGGAGAGGAACAGTGGGTCAAGTGCATTGTGGAACACAGCAGGAATCACAGTTCACACCTCGCACCCTTGG GAAAGACCCTGGCGCACCGGAGCTCATGGTGGATCGTGAGcgtttctgttgctgttgtttttatcaTCGGATTTTGTGTCTATTgttatattaagaagaggaagacagCATCAGctacagggaggccag agCCTATTAGCCTACAAGACCTGGATCAATGCCAGACAGAGCCAACTGATCATAATGGCCTCACACACCCAGAATTTCAGTCCTCGTGTCAGACTCCAGCTCCATCAGTTTAA